One genomic segment of Cyprinus carpio isolate SPL01 unplaced genomic scaffold, ASM1834038v1 S000002839, whole genome shotgun sequence includes these proteins:
- the LOC122143359 gene encoding glycine cleavage system H protein, mitochondrial-like: protein TEVLNKHEEWVRVDSGVATLGISNFSQEALGDVVYCGLPEVGTKLSQSDEFGALESVKAASELYSPLTGEVTDVNDALADNPGLVNKSCYKDGETLLQTHLDSNWNGFFSLKE from the exons CACTGAAGTTCTGAACAAACACGAGGAGTGGGTTCGCGTGGACAGTGGTGTGGCAACATTGGGCATCAGTAATTT TTCCCAGGAGGCACTGGGGGACGTGGTCTACTGTGGGCTCCCTGAAGTTGGGACAAAGTTATCACAGTCTG ATGAATTTGGTGCTCTGGAGAGTGTTAAAGCAGCGAGTGAGTTGTACTCTCCTCTGACGGGGGAGGTGACAGATGTCAATGACGCCTTGGCAGACAACCCAGGACTGGTCAACAAATCTTGCTATAAAGACGGTGAGACTTTACTTCAAACTCATTTGGACTCAAACTGGAATGGATTTTtcagcttaaaggaatag